GGCTACACCGCGCTCATCCTCGCCCATGCGGTCATCACCATGCCGCTCGCGCTCTGGATCCTGCTGCCCTATCTCGACGCCACCCCGCGCGAGATCGTGGAAAGCGGCCAGATCGACGGCTGCCGCAGCGGCACGATCCTGATCCGCCTCGTGCTGCCGATGATCTATCCCGGCATCGTGGTGGCGACGATCATGAGCTTCGTCTTCTCCTGGAACTACTTCCTGTTCGCTCTGGCGCTCTCGGGCTTCGACACCAAGACCGCCATCGTCGCCTCCTTCAACTTCATCGGCGAGGGCACGACCAACTGGGGCGCGCTCATGGCCGCGGCCACCGTCATCGCGCTTCCGCCGCTGGTCCTGACCTTCACCGTGCAGCGCTGGCTCGTCTCGGGCCTCTCCTTCGGCGCCGTCAAGGGCTGACCGGCCCCGCCCCCCACGCAAGGTTTCCTGATATGAGCACCGTCCACGTCCGCAACGTCAAAAAGAGCTACTCCGACCTGACCGTGATCGAGGATCTGTCCTTCGACATCCACGACGGCGAGTTCATGGTCTTCGTCGGCCCCTCCGGCTGCGGCAAGTCCACCCTCCTGCGCATGATCGCCGGGCTCGAATCCTTTCAGGGCGGCGAGGTGGCCATCGGCGCGCGCGTCGTGAACGGCGTGCCCGCGCGCGACCGCAACATCGCCATGGTGTTTCAGGATTACGCGCTCTATCCGCACATGACGATCCGGGACAACATGTCCTTCGGCCTCAAGATGCGGAAGACGCCCAAGGCCGAGATCGAGCGGCGGGTGGCGGCGGCGGCCGAGATCCTCCAGATCGGCCACCTGCTCGACCGCAAGCCCCGCGCGCTTTCGGGCGGCCAGCGCCAGCGCGTGGCCATGGGCCGCGCCATCGTGCGCGAGCCCGACGTGTTCCTGTTCGACGAGCCGCTCTCGAACCTCGATGCCAAGCTCCGCGTCGAGGTCCGCACCGAGATCAAGCGGCTTCATGCCCGCCTCGGCGCCACGATGATCTATGTGACCCACGATCAGGTCGAGGCCATGACCATGGCCGACCGGATCGTGGTGCTGAAGGGCGGCGCGGTCGAGCAGATCGGCACCCCGCAGGAGCTCTATCGCGAGCCGCGCACCCGGTTCGTCGCGGGCTTCATCGGCTCGCCGGGGATGAACTTCGCCCCCGCCCGGATCGAGGGCGACGTGGCCACGCTCGTGACCGGCGACCGGGTGGCCGTGCGCCGCGTCACCCCCGGCACGGGCGCGGTGCAGGGCGAGATCGGCATCCGCCCCGAACATGTGCAGCTGGCCGACCCGCACGGCCCGGGCGTCGAGACACTGGTCGATGTGGTCGAACCGCTCGGCGCCGACACGCTGGTCGCGGTCCGGCTCGACGAGGCGCAGCTCATGGTGCGCCTGCCCGGCGAGATCATCCCCGCCGAGGGCGACCGCCTGCGGCTTTCCTTCACCCCCGGCGCGACGATGGCCTTCGACGCGCAGGGACTGCGGATCTGATCCGCGCCGGACGACAGAGGTAGACCCATGAAGGCAGCGATTTTCGACGGCAGCCCGACGCTCCGGCTGACCGACCTTCCGATTCAGGAACCCGGCCCCGACGAGGTGCTGATCCGCATCGATTCCGCCACGATCTGCGGCACCGATCAGCATATCCTCGAGGGCAAGTTCTGGGCGAAGCCCCCGGTGGTGCTGGGCCATGAATTCGCGGGCTACGTCGAGCGCGTGGGCGAGCGGGTGCAGAACTGCAGGCCGGGCGATCTCGTCTCGGTCGAGCCGCATGTCTATTGCGGCTGCTGCAAGCCCTGCCGGCTCGGCAAGCCGCATCTCTGCCTCGACCGTCTGGCTTGGGGGATCAACCTCAACGGCGGGTTCGAGCAATATGCCACCGTGCGGATGGACACCGTCTATCAGGTGCCGGAAGGCATCGGCCCCGAAGAGGCGGCTCTGGGCGAGATCACCGGCTGCTGCATGCACGGGATCGACCGCGTGGGGGTCGAGCTCGGCGATCTCGTCGTGATCCTCGGCGGCGGCGCGGCGGGCCTGATCCTCGCCCGGCTGGCCGAGCTGCGCGGGGCCGCGCGCATCGTCATCTCCGAGCCGAACGCCGCCCGGCGCGAGCAGATCCGCGCCTTCGGCTACCCGGACGTGGTCGACCCGCTGAACGAGGATCTGGCCGCCCGCATCGGCGCCCTGACCGACGGGCTCGGCGCCGACGTGGTGATCGAGGCCGCGGGCCGCGCCGAGACGGCCGCGCAGGCGGTGGAGCTCGTCTGCCACGGCGGGCGCGTCCTCTTCTTCGGCGTGGCCGCCCCCGGCACCATGGCCGCCATCGAGCCGAACCGGATCTTCGCGCGCGAGATCACGGTCGTGGGCTCGATCCGCAACCCCTATACCCACCACCGCGTGATGGAGATCCTGCCCCGGCTCCGGCTGAAGGACATCGTCACCCACCGCTTCCCGCTGGAGAATATCGCCGAGGCCTTCGACGCCGCCCACCGCGGCGAGGGCCTCAAGATCTGCATCAAGCCGAACGGCTGACCCACCCCACCCCGGCCGTGCGCCCCCCCGCGGACCCTCTTCCGCGGCCGGCGGAGCCATGCCCCTGAAGGAAAGACCATGACCGATTTCAGACGCGAGAAGATCCTCGTCGGCGGCGACTGGATCCAGGCCGACGCGGGCGGCCGGATCGAGGTGACGAACCCGGCCACCGGCGCCGTGATCGGCACCGTCCCCGATGCGGGCGCGGCCGAGACGGCGCGCGCGGTGGCCGCCGCCGAAGCGGCCTTCGGGCCGTGGCGCGCCCTTACCGCGGCCGAGCGCGCGACCCATCTGCGGAGGCTCGCTCAGGCGATCCTCGATCACCGCGAGGCGCTGGCCGAGCTTCTGACCGAGGAACAGGGCAAGCCCCTGGCCGAAGCCCGCGGCGAGGTCGGCATGAGCGCAGCCTACATCCAGTGGTTCGCCGAAGAGGCCCGCCGCGTCTATGGCGAGGTGATCCCCTCGCCCTGGCCCGACCGGCGGCTCCTCGTCACCCGGCAGCCGGTGGGCGTGGTGGCGGCGATCACGCCCTGGAACTTCCCCTCCTCGATGCTCGCCCGCAAGATCGGCCCCGCGCTGGCCGCGGGCTGCACCGTCGTGGCCAAGCCCGCCAGCCAGACGCCCTTCTCGGGCCTGGCCTGGGGGGTGCTGGGCGAGATGGCGGGCCTGCCCGCGGGCGTGCTGAACATCGTCACGGGCTCGGCCCGCGCCATCGGGGGCGAGCTCACCGCCAACCCATCGGTGCGCAAGATCACCTTCACCGGCTCCACCCCCGTGGGCAAGGTGCTGCTCGCGCAGGCCGCGGGCACGGTGAAGAAGATGTCGATGGAGCTCGGCGGCAACGCGCCGTTCCTCGTCTTCGACGATGCCGATCTCGACCGCGCCGTCGAGGGCGCCATCGCGGCCAAGTTCCGCAACGCGGGCCAGACCTGCGTCTGCACCAACCGCTTCTACGCGCAGGCCGGCATCCACGATGAGTTCGTGAAGCGGCTGGCCGCGGCCACCGCCGCGCTGAAGGTGGGCCCGGGCGCACAGGACGGATCCGAGATCGGCCCGCTGATCGACGCGGCCGCGGTGGCCAAGACCGAGGAGATGGTGGCCGACGCCACCGCCAAAGGCGGGCGCATCGTCACCGGCGGGCGGCGGCACACGGCCGGCGCGGGCTTCTACGAGCCCACCGTCATCGCCGACGCGACCGACGCCATGACCTTCGCCCGCGAGGAGATCTTCGGCCCCGTGGCCCCGGTCTTCCGCTTCGAGACCGAGGAGGAAGCGATCCGGCGCGCCAACGCCACCGAGTACGGCCTCGCCTGCTACTTCTACACAAGCGATCTCGGCCGCGCCTTCCGCGTCTCCGAGGCGCTCGATTACGGCATCGTCGGCGTGAACGAGGGGCTGGTCACCACCGAGGTCGCCCCCTTCGGCGGGGTGAAGGAGTCGGGCTTCGGCTCCGAAGGCTCGCACCACGGGATGCAGGATTACCTGACGCTGAAATATACCGCGATGGGAGGGCTCGGCCGATGACCCGCCGCCACGCCGTAGCCCTCATCCCCGGCGACGGGATCGGCCCCGAGGTGATCGACGCGAGCCTCGAGGTGCTGGAGAAGGTGGCGCGCCTCCACGGCTTCGCGCTCGACATGACCCGCTTCGACTGGTCCTGCGACCGCTACCTCGCCACCGGCCGCATGATGCCCGAGGACGGGATCGACCAGCTCCGCCCCCATGCGGCGATCCTTCTCGGCGCCGTGGGCTGGCCCGCGCGCGTGCCGGATGCGGTCTCGCTGCACGGGCTTCTGCTGCCGATCCGCAAATCCTTCGACCAGTTCGCCAACATGCGCCCGCACAGGCTTTTGCCCGGCGCCACCGGGCCGCTGAAGTCCGAGGCCTTCGACATCCTCTGCATCCGCGAGAACACCGAGGGCGAATATTCCGGCGCGGGCGGGCGGATCCATGTCGGCACCCCGGCCGAGGTGGCGGTCGAGACCTCGATCTTCACCCGCCGCGGCGTCGAGCGCATCCTGCGCTTCGGTTTCGAACAGGCGCGGCGGCGCTCGGGGCGGCTCGCCTCGGTCACCAAGTCGAACGCGCAGAAATATTCCATGGTCTTCTGGGACGAGGTGACGGAAGAGGTCGCGGCCGATTATCCCGACGTGACCGTCTCCCGCTACCATATCGACGCCATCGCGGCGCGGATGGTGATGGCGCCCGAGACGCTCGACGTGGTGGTGGCCTCGAACCTTTTCGGCGACATCCTGACCGACCTCGGCGCGGCCATTCAGGGCGGCCTCGGCTTCGCGCCCTCGGCCAACATCAACCCCGACCGCAGCCAGCCCTCGATGTTCGAGCCGGTCCACGGCTCGGCCCCCGACATCGCGGGGCGCGGCATCGCGAACCCGGTGGCCACGCTCTGGTCCGCGGCCCTCATGCTCGACCATCTGGGCGAGGAGGCGGCCGGCCGGTCGCTTCTCGCCGCGCTCTCGGCCGTCACCGCCGAGGGCCGCCTCCGCACACCCGATCAGGGCGGCCGGGCCTGCACGACCGATGTCGCGCGCGCCGTGGCCGACCGCCTGTCCTGACCCCCCTTCCCCTCGAAAGGATTTCTCCCATGGCCTCCACCCCGGATCTCTCGGCCCTCCAGCGTCCCTCGGGCGCCTTCGCCATGCTCGCCATCGACCAGCGCGAGTCGATGCGCGCCATGTTCGCCGACACTCAGGCCGAGCCGGTCAGCGACCGCCAGCTCGTCGATTTCAAGCTCGAGGCGCTGCGCCACCTGACGCCCCACGCCTCGGCGGTGCTGATCGACCGGCCCTTCGGCTGGCAGCCCGCGCTCGAGGCGGGCGTCGTGGCGCAGGGCTGCGGCCTCATCGCCGCCGCCGACGAATTCCACGCCAGCGCCGACGAGATCGTGGCCGATGCGGGGCTCGACGATCTGGTGGTGCCCGAGGCGGTGAAGGCGCAGGGCGCGCAGGCGCTGAAGCTGCTCGTGGTCTGGCGCCCGGACGGCAACCCCGAAAAGCGGATCGCGCTGGTCGACGAATTCGTGGCCCGCTGCCGCCGCGCCGGGCTCATCTCGCTGATCGAGCCCGTGTCGCGCAAGCCGCTCGACGGGCGGCCGCACGATCTGCACGACGGCATCCTCGCCGCCGCGCGCGAGCTCGGCAACCGCGGCCAGGACATCTACAAGGCCGAAGTGCCGCTCCATGCCGCGGGCGACGAGGCCGAGGTGCGCCGCCGCTGCGCCGAACTCACGGAAGCCATCGCCTCGCCGTGGGTGGTGCTCTCCTCGGGCGTGGCGCCGGACCGGTTCCCGACCGCGGTGGAATGGGCCTGCCGCGAGGGCGCGCAGGGCTTCCTCGCCGGACGCGCGGTCTGGAAAGAGACCATCGGCGCCCCCGACATGGCCGAGGCGCTGCGCACCACCGCGGTGGACCGGCTGAAGCGGCTGTGCGAGACGGTGGACCGGGCGGTCGGCTGACGGCCCGCGGCGGAAGGAGAGCGCGATGAACGTTCGGGTGGCCTGCGTCGGCGGGGCGGTGCTGGATCGGGTCTACGAGGTCGCGGCGCTGCCCGGCACCGACGGCAAGTCCCGCGCCTCCTCCTACCGCGAGTTCGGCGGCGGGATGGCGGGCAATGCCGCGGTGGCGATCGCCCGTCTGGGCGGGCAGGCCCGCTGGTGGGGCCGCGTGGGCGACGATGCCATCGGCGCGGGCGTGCTGGCGGGGCTCGCGGCCGAGGGCGTGGCCACCGCCGAGGCGCGCGTGGTGGAGGGGGCGGTCTCGTCCCACTCGCTCGTCCTCTCGGATGCCGAGGGGCGGCGCGCCATCGTACTCTACCGCTCGGACGGGCTCGACCCCGATGCCTCGTGGCTGCCGCTCGCGGCGGTGGGCGGGCTCGATGCGGTCCTGGCCGACAACCGCTGGATCGACGGGGCGGTGGCCGCCCTCACCGCCGCGCGCGCGGCGGGCCTGCCGGCGGTGCTCGATGCCGATGCGGGCGCCGACCCCCGCAGCCGCGAGGCGGTGCAGGCGGCCTCGCATGCGATCTTCTCCGAGCCGGGGCTGGCCGAGATCTACGGCACCTCCGACCCCGACGAGGGCCTCCGCCACGCCGCGGCCGACGCGCCCTTCGTGGCGGTGACGCTGGGCGAGGCGGGCCTGCGCTGGCGCGACGCCCGAGGCGGCCTCGCCTCGCTGCCCGCCTTCCCCGTCCGGGCGGTCGAGACGGTGGGCGCAGGCGACGTCTTCCACGGCGCCTTCGCCCTCGCGCTGGCCGAGGGCCAGCCGCCCGAGGACGCGCTCCGCTTCGCCGCCGCCACTGCCGCGCTGAAATGCCGGGGCTCGGGCGGCCGCGCGAGCTATCCCGGCCGCACCGCCGTCGAGGACCTGCTGCGGCAGGGCTGACGGCGCCCCTTCACATCAGAAAGAGAAATACCCTTCAGCCGGGGGGAGCATCGGCCTGCCCCTTTCCTCCGAAAGCAGAGGCAGGGGGAAGGGGCTTCGGCCCAATGCCCGCCCTGGCCGCCCATTCACCGAGCGATGTCGCCCCTTTCAGCCGAAAGCTCGGCGAATTGCGGAGGGCAGGCCGGGCTTTTGCCGGTTCGATTTCAATCCCCACGCTGCTAGGCTCTGCCGCGGACAGGGCGCCTGCGCAAAATGGCCGCGTCATCGCGCCTTTTGCGGCCCGTCCGGTTCAGTTCATAGTATCGGGATTGGTTCAATGCCTCCTTCTCGCGAGGTCCAATGGCACAGGCAGCGGCATTCGCAGCGTCTGGAAGCGCTTCAGGCCTGCCGGATGATTGCAGCGGTCGCCGTCGTGCTGTTTCACGCGAACAATTTCGTCCTGCCGATGCGGCTCTACGAGGGCGAAACCCTCTGGCGCGGTTTCGGCATGGGCTATGCCGGCGTCGAATTCTTCTTCGTCCTTTCGGGCTTCATCATCGCCCATATCCATGCCGCCGATATAGGGCGGCCGGAACGGGCAGGCCGCTTCCTGCAAAAGCGATTCCTGCGGATCTATCCGCCCTACTGGATCGTGCTGAGCGCGCTCGTGCTGATCTATGTCGCGCTCGAGGGAATCGTCTCACCCTCGCGTCTGGCTCCCGCGGCGCTTCTGCGCGATTATCTGCTGATCCCCGCGCCGCAGAGGCCGCTCCTGTCGGTCGCCTGGACGCTGAAACACGAGATCCTGTTCTATCTCCTGTTCGTCCTCTTCATCCTCAGGCGCGAGATAGGCGTCGTCGTCTGCGCGCTCTGGCTCGCGGGCACGCTCTCCCAGATCCCCGCAGCGTCCGAGACGCCGCTCTTCGCCACCCTCTTCTCGCCCTACAACATTCTCTTCGGGATGGGCGTGGCGGTCGCGCGCCTTCACCGCCACCTGCCCGAAAGCCTCGTCTGGCCGCTCCTGACGGCGGGCGGCGCGGGCTTCCTTCTGGTCGGGCTGAGCGAGCAGTTCCTCGTCGCCTGGCCGCTGCCTCTCCGCTGCCTCGCCTATGGCCTCGCCGCCGCCGCGGTGATCGCGGCGCTGGCCCGGGCACAGACGGGGGCGCCCGGCTGGTGCGTGTTTCTGGGCGATGCCTCCTATGCCATCTACCTGATCCACCTGCCCGTGATGAACATGGTAGCGGTGCCGCTCGCCCGGACGGGCCTGCAGGAGGTCCTGCCTCCCGCGGTCCTGTTCGTCTTCCTCGTGGGCCTGTCGATCCTCGCGGGCGCGCTCTTCCACCGGGGCGTCGAGCGCGGGTTGCTCGCCGCGCTCCGGCCCCGGCGGCGGGCCACGCTCTGACGGCGCGGGGGGCCTGATGCGCGCCGCCCTCCTGCCGCTCCTCTGCGCCCTCTGCGGCGCGGCCACCGCCGGGGACTGCCCGGCCCCGCCCGACACCGCCGCAGCCCTGCAGGGCTGCGAGGTGATCTATCTCGCCCCCGACGGGCGCGACGACTGGAGCGGCCGCCGCGCCGCGCCCCTGCCCGACGGCAGCGACGGGCCGATGGCGAGCCTTGAGGCCGCACGCGACGCGGCCCGCGCGCGCGGCGGGCCCGCCACCCTCGCGCTGCGCGGCGGCGACTACCGCCTCCTCGATCCGGTCGCCTTCGACGCGCGCGACAGCGGCCTCCGCATCGTGGCGGTTCCGGGCGAGCGGCCGGTGCTGCACGGCGGCCCCGCGCTGGAAGACTGGCAGGAGGAGCCGGGCGGCCTCTGGTCGGCATACTTCGATCCCGCCCGCGCCGCCCTCGGCCTTTTCCTCGACGGGACGCGCCAGATCCCCGCGCGCTTCCCGAACCTGCCGCCCGACGCCACCCCCCGCGACGGCTGGCTCTTCGCCGACCGCCCCCTGCCCGAGATGGAGCCGAACCACCAGATCCGCATCCGCCCGGCCGACCTGCCCGCCTTCGCCCGTCCCGAGGGCCTCTCGGTCCACATCGTCGGCGGCTTCGTGCCGGGGATGCAGTGGGGCAGCGACATCCTCCCCGTCCTGTCGGTCGATCCCGGCACCCGGATCGTCGGCACCGGCGGCACCGGCTATTTCTTCACCGGCGAGGGCAGCCGCTATTTCCTCGAAGGCCGGCGCGAGTTTCTCGATGCGCCGGGCGAATGGTGGCAGGACGCGGCCGCAGGGCGCCTCCTCTACCGCCCTCCCGTCGCGGATCCGTCCCGCCACAGGCTCGGCGCGGCCACCCTCGCCACCTTCCTCGAGATCTCGGGCGCAGAGGATCTGCAGGTCACGGGCCTCGAATTCCGCGACGCGGCGATCCTCGGCACGGGCAAGTTCGGCACCGACATGCGCAGCTACGGCGCGATCCGGCTCACCCACGCCGACCGCGCCCGGATCGACGGCAACCGGTTCGAGAATGTGGGCGTGGCGATCCATGTCACCGAAAGCCGCGACGTCCTCCTCTCGGGCAATGACATCGCCCATGCGGCCGGCAACGGCATCTATGTCGGCACCAGCTGGGGCTCGTTCGGCCGCTCGGACGGGGTGAGGATCGCCGGCAACCGCATCCGCGACGTGGGCGAGGTCTTCTTCGAAAGCGCCGGCATCTGGCTGCAGGCCAGCGACGGATTCCGCATCGAGGGCAACCTGATCGCCGGCGCCGCGCAGTTCGGCATCAGCGCGGGCTCGCTCTGGGGGGCCGAGGACGCGAGCCACGACGGGCTCATCCACGGCAACATCCTGCGCGACAGCAACCGGCAGACCGCCGACGGCGGCGCGATCAAGCTGATGGGCGCGCAGATGGACCGCCAGCGGATCGCCGTCGAGGGCAATCTCGTCACCGGCACCGACGCGCTGACGAACCGCCCGGACGGCAGCTTCTGGCCGCCGCGCCACGAGGATCCGGCGGACTGGCCCGGCCCGATCAGCTGGGCCATCTATCTCGACGAGCGGGCGAGCGGCAACCGCATCGCGGGCAACCTGCTGATCGGCAACGTCACCGGCATCGGCATCAACG
The window above is part of the Cereibacter sphaeroides 2.4.1 genome. Proteins encoded here:
- a CDS encoding acyltransferase family protein; the encoded protein is MPPSREVQWHRQRHSQRLEALQACRMIAAVAVVLFHANNFVLPMRLYEGETLWRGFGMGYAGVEFFFVLSGFIIAHIHAADIGRPERAGRFLQKRFLRIYPPYWIVLSALVLIYVALEGIVSPSRLAPAALLRDYLLIPAPQRPLLSVAWTLKHEILFYLLFVLFILRREIGVVVCALWLAGTLSQIPAASETPLFATLFSPYNILFGMGVAVARLHRHLPESLVWPLLTAGGAGFLLVGLSEQFLVAWPLPLRCLAYGLAAAAVIAALARAQTGAPGWCVFLGDASYAIYLIHLPVMNMVAVPLARTGLQEVLPPAVLFVFLVGLSILAGALFHRGVERGLLAALRPRRRATL
- a CDS encoding ABC transporter ATP-binding protein; translated protein: MSTVHVRNVKKSYSDLTVIEDLSFDIHDGEFMVFVGPSGCGKSTLLRMIAGLESFQGGEVAIGARVVNGVPARDRNIAMVFQDYALYPHMTIRDNMSFGLKMRKTPKAEIERRVAAAAEILQIGHLLDRKPRALSGGQRQRVAMGRAIVREPDVFLFDEPLSNLDAKLRVEVRTEIKRLHARLGATMIYVTHDQVEAMTMADRIVVLKGGAVEQIGTPQELYREPRTRFVAGFIGSPGMNFAPARIEGDVATLVTGDRVAVRRVTPGTGAVQGEIGIRPEHVQLADPHGPGVETLVDVVEPLGADTLVAVRLDEAQLMVRLPGEIIPAEGDRLRLSFTPGATMAFDAQGLRI
- a CDS encoding zinc-dependent alcohol dehydrogenase family protein, whose protein sequence is MKAAIFDGSPTLRLTDLPIQEPGPDEVLIRIDSATICGTDQHILEGKFWAKPPVVLGHEFAGYVERVGERVQNCRPGDLVSVEPHVYCGCCKPCRLGKPHLCLDRLAWGINLNGGFEQYATVRMDTVYQVPEGIGPEEAALGEITGCCMHGIDRVGVELGDLVVILGGGAAGLILARLAELRGAARIVISEPNAARREQIRAFGYPDVVDPLNEDLAARIGALTDGLGADVVIEAAGRAETAAQAVELVCHGGRVLFFGVAAPGTMAAIEPNRIFAREITVVGSIRNPYTHHRVMEILPRLRLKDIVTHRFPLENIAEAFDAAHRGEGLKICIKPNG
- a CDS encoding sugar kinase, which gives rise to MNVRVACVGGAVLDRVYEVAALPGTDGKSRASSYREFGGGMAGNAAVAIARLGGQARWWGRVGDDAIGAGVLAGLAAEGVATAEARVVEGAVSSHSLVLSDAEGRRAIVLYRSDGLDPDASWLPLAAVGGLDAVLADNRWIDGAVAALTAARAAGLPAVLDADAGADPRSREAVQAASHAIFSEPGLAEIYGTSDPDEGLRHAAADAPFVAVTLGEAGLRWRDARGGLASLPAFPVRAVETVGAGDVFHGAFALALAEGQPPEDALRFAAATAALKCRGSGGRASYPGRTAVEDLLRQG
- a CDS encoding tartrate dehydrogenase produces the protein MTRRHAVALIPGDGIGPEVIDASLEVLEKVARLHGFALDMTRFDWSCDRYLATGRMMPEDGIDQLRPHAAILLGAVGWPARVPDAVSLHGLLLPIRKSFDQFANMRPHRLLPGATGPLKSEAFDILCIRENTEGEYSGAGGRIHVGTPAEVAVETSIFTRRGVERILRFGFEQARRRSGRLASVTKSNAQKYSMVFWDEVTEEVAADYPDVTVSRYHIDAIAARMVMAPETLDVVVASNLFGDILTDLGAAIQGGLGFAPSANINPDRSQPSMFEPVHGSAPDIAGRGIANPVATLWSAALMLDHLGEEAAGRSLLAALSAVTAEGRLRTPDQGGRACTTDVARAVADRLS
- a CDS encoding aldolase encodes the protein MASTPDLSALQRPSGAFAMLAIDQRESMRAMFADTQAEPVSDRQLVDFKLEALRHLTPHASAVLIDRPFGWQPALEAGVVAQGCGLIAAADEFHASADEIVADAGLDDLVVPEAVKAQGAQALKLLVVWRPDGNPEKRIALVDEFVARCRRAGLISLIEPVSRKPLDGRPHDLHDGILAAARELGNRGQDIYKAEVPLHAAGDEAEVRRRCAELTEAIASPWVVLSSGVAPDRFPTAVEWACREGAQGFLAGRAVWKETIGAPDMAEALRTTAVDRLKRLCETVDRAVG
- a CDS encoding NAD-dependent succinate-semialdehyde dehydrogenase, yielding MTDFRREKILVGGDWIQADAGGRIEVTNPATGAVIGTVPDAGAAETARAVAAAEAAFGPWRALTAAERATHLRRLAQAILDHREALAELLTEEQGKPLAEARGEVGMSAAYIQWFAEEARRVYGEVIPSPWPDRRLLVTRQPVGVVAAITPWNFPSSMLARKIGPALAAGCTVVAKPASQTPFSGLAWGVLGEMAGLPAGVLNIVTGSARAIGGELTANPSVRKITFTGSTPVGKVLLAQAAGTVKKMSMELGGNAPFLVFDDADLDRAVEGAIAAKFRNAGQTCVCTNRFYAQAGIHDEFVKRLAAATAALKVGPGAQDGSEIGPLIDAAAVAKTEEMVADATAKGGRIVTGGRRHTAGAGFYEPTVIADATDAMTFAREEIFGPVAPVFRFETEEEAIRRANATEYGLACYFYTSDLGRAFRVSEALDYGIVGVNEGLVTTEVAPFGGVKESGFGSEGSHHGMQDYLTLKYTAMGGLGR
- a CDS encoding carbohydrate ABC transporter permease, which produces MSDTPRSRWSTPVFTIGALLFMSPILWMALSSLKSPQEVTAYPPKLLFTPTAGNYAELFGRTDFLHNTFNSFVVAGASTLLGLVIAIPAAFAISWHRMVWPATVSLFARMAPGTLFLLPWFIMFSKLGMAGGYTALILAHAVITMPLALWILLPYLDATPREIVESGQIDGCRSGTILIRLVLPMIYPGIVVATIMSFVFSWNYFLFALALSGFDTKTAIVASFNFIGEGTTNWGALMAAATVIALPPLVLTFTVQRWLVSGLSFGAVKG
- a CDS encoding right-handed parallel beta-helix repeat-containing protein: MRAALLPLLCALCGAATAGDCPAPPDTAAALQGCEVIYLAPDGRDDWSGRRAAPLPDGSDGPMASLEAARDAARARGGPATLALRGGDYRLLDPVAFDARDSGLRIVAVPGERPVLHGGPALEDWQEEPGGLWSAYFDPARAALGLFLDGTRQIPARFPNLPPDATPRDGWLFADRPLPEMEPNHQIRIRPADLPAFARPEGLSVHIVGGFVPGMQWGSDILPVLSVDPGTRIVGTGGTGYFFTGEGSRYFLEGRREFLDAPGEWWQDAAAGRLLYRPPVADPSRHRLGAATLATFLEISGAEDLQVTGLEFRDAAILGTGKFGTDMRSYGAIRLTHADRARIDGNRFENVGVAIHVTESRDVLLSGNDIAHAAGNGIYVGTSWGSFGRSDGVRIAGNRIRDVGEVFFESAGIWLQASDGFRIEGNLIAGAAQFGISAGSLWGAEDASHDGLIHGNILRDSNRQTADGGAIKLMGAQMDRQRIAVEGNLVTGTDALTNRPDGSFWPPRHEDPADWPGPISWAIYLDERASGNRIAGNLLIGNVTGIGINGGWANEVRGNVIRDGTASAFRIDDATGRSWHPDWAAPNRIEENTVVTDRPGTPMAHVHAPAHGAAFVEIGPNRLLAEPAPPLPPGLADPGDCPPG